A region of Solanum dulcamara chromosome 7, daSolDulc1.2, whole genome shotgun sequence DNA encodes the following proteins:
- the LOC129896716 gene encoding uncharacterized protein LOC129896716 produces MAYQGSDNLHSSIQVPGQAQMRREELLNQPSDIHNPSQGQATNLLQETGTQVKNMAQGAAGSAVNMARGVATGAAHMAQGAADAVKNTLGMNPPHNTSGNYFNQPGIINFDDDFPNSTTTIPGDTNNPINPHNPNTGI; encoded by the exons ATGGCATACCAAGGAAGCGACAACCTTCATAGCAGTATCCAAGTCCCCGGTCAAGCTCAG ATGAGAAGGGAAGAGTTGTTGAACCAACCATCCGACATTCATAACCCAAGCCAAGGCCAAGCAACCAACTTGCTTCAAGAG ACTGGAACACAAGTGAAGAACATGGCTCAAGGAGCAGCAGGAAGTGCGGTGAATATGGCTCGAGGAGTTGCAACGGGTGCAGCACATATGGCACAAGGCGCAGCAGATGCGGTCAAAAATACTCTCGGAATGAATCCTCCACACAACACTAGTGGCAACTATTTCAACCAGCCAGGCATTATCAATTTCGATGATGACTTCCCAAACAGTACCACTACCATCCCAGGCGATACAAATAATCCAATCAACCCCCACAATCCTAATACCGGCATTTAA
- the LOC129895638 gene encoding late embryogenesis abundant protein Dc3-like, translating into MSHEQSYRSGETKGQTQAKVGQTMESMKDKAQASKDRTSETAHSAKGTAHDKTSGAAQATKDKAAGAAQATKDKTSGEAQATKEKASGAAQATKDKASEMMESAKETATAGEEKAGGILQQTGQQVKSMAQGAADAVKHTFGMADTDEDPNVTKNKTLDH; encoded by the exons ATGTCCCACGAGCAGAGCTACAGATCTGGCGAAACCAAGGGCCAAACCCag GCGAAAGTTGGTCAAACAATGGAAAGCATGAAAGACAAGGCCCAAGCATCAAAGGACAGGACTTCTGAGACGGCGCATTCTGCCAAAGGAACGGCGCACGATAAGACGAGTGGAGCAGCTCAGGCTACTAAGGATAAGGCGGCTGGAGCGGCTCAGGCAACCAAAGATAAGACAAGTGGAGAAGCTCAGGCTACTAAGGAGAAGGCCAGTGGAGCAGCTCAGGCTACAAAAGATAAGGCTTCAGAAATGATGGAGTCGGCTAAAGAAACGGCAACAGCTGGTGAAGAGAAAGCAGGGGGAATCCTCCAGCAGacgggacaacaagtgaagagCATGGCCCAAGGTGCTGCTGATGCTGTGAAGCACACTTTTGGCATGGCTGATACTGATGAGGATCCTAATGTCACAAAAAACAAGACTTTAGATCACTAA
- the LOC129895872 gene encoding uncharacterized protein LOC129895872 isoform X1, with product MAREKLKSLVTSFTSGGEYLAVLSPDGTVRVWNTSSGSLFGQWRLENSGGSFSFMACCIVGNKRRKEQCLLVALGSDDGSVLAVDISAKLIRWRKDEALPSGAAGLFFVGKGRRINAVAVNGLVLEINSETGEVIKEFKVSKKPISSVAHSTDEKIIAVASDKLRFLSPESGKELLKFSPDSAAAQHIWLSNDAQYAVTAGFAEKQLQVWKLDFGKRAADYGHVVSMKRPPVMVECRNNCKGEDGMVVLATSEKGVCYVWNFKSVTDEAAKPIKITVKASKGETDERVRRAKKNLVPVIAARLHALDRDAHLRALIAFGSAESPEFTSVDISSPGVDIVIAAGDQTKKEVSAVQENGHAKKGGDMEVEGANLIQRSKVTNKRPASDLDVTGEVTITDNGNGEPIDGVQIDDLSEPTMGEKLAMLHLEDNNEDKSNKNMESAPQTKPPSADSVHVLLKQALHADDRALLIDCLYRQDEKVIANSVSLLNPSDVLKLLQSLLSIIQSRGAVLACALPWLRSLLLQHASGIMSQESSLIALNSLYQLIDARLSTLHQALQLSSSLELLCAGTIDDGDDEDGAIQPVIYEDNDDSDEEGSEVTMETESIPDVEEPEAFSDISDHEGSDGVSE from the exons ATGGCGAGGGAGAAGCTAAAATCGCTAGTTACATCATTCACTAGCGGCGGTGAATATCTCGCCGTATTGTCTCCCGATGGAACTGTTAGA GTTTGGAACACAAGTAGTGGAAGCCTATTTGGTCAGTGGAGACTGGAGAATTCTGGAGGCAGTTTTTCTTTCATGGCATGCTGTATTGTTGGAAACAAG CGCAGAAAAGAACAATGTCTATTAGTAGCTCTTGGCTCAGATGACGGAAGTGTTTTAGCAGTTGACATATCCGCTAAATTGATAAGGTGGAGAAAAGATGAAGCACTTCCTAG CGGAGCTGCTGGTCTGTTTTTTGTTGGCAAAGGTCGTAGGATTAATGCTGTTGCTGTGAATGGTTTAGTACTTGAGATCAACTCCGAAACTGGAGAAGTCATCAAAGAGTTCAAAGTGTCAAAGAAGCCCATTTCCTCAGTAGCTCATTCAACTG ACGAGAAAATTATAGCTGTGGCCAGTGATAAGTTGCGATTTCTAAGTCCAGAAAGCGGGAAAGAGTTGCTGAAGTTTTCTCCTGATTCT GCTGCTGCACAACATATTTGGCTATCTAACGATGCCCAATATGCTGTTACTGCGGGGTTTGCTGAGAAACAACTTCAAGTTTGGAAACTTGATTTTGGGAAAAGGGCTGCAGATTATGGGCATGTTGTTTCAATGAAGCGTCCTCCTGTAATGGTTGAATGTAGGAATAATTGCAAGGGAGAAGATGGTATGGTTGTCCTTGCAACATCAGAGAAGGGTGTTTGTTATGTTTGGAACTTTAAGTCCGTCACTGATGAAGCTGCAAAGCCAATTAAGATCACTGTAAAAGCCAGCAAAGGGGAAACAGATGAGAGAGTTAGAAGAGCTAAAAAGAATCTTGTGCCTGTAATTGCTGCCAGATTGCATGCTTTAGATAGAGATGCACATTTGAGAGCCTTGATTGCTTTTGGCTCTGCTGAATCTCCAGAGTTTACATCAGTAGATATTTCAAGTCCAGGGGTGGATATCGTCATAGCAGCAGGAGACCAGACCAAGAAAGAGGTTTCTGCAGTTCAAGAAAACGGCCATGCCAAAAAAG GTGGAGATATGGAAGTGGAAGGTGCTAACTTAATCCAGAGAAGCAAAGTAACAAACAAACGACCAGCATCTGATCTGGATGTCACTGGTGAAGTGACTATCACAGATAATG GTAATGGTGAACCTATTGACGGAGTTCAGATTGATGATCTTAGCGAACCAACCATGGGCGAAAAACTCGCAATGCTCCATTTGGAAGACAATAATGAAGATAAAAGCAACAAGAATATGGAATCTGCTCCTCAAACGAAGCCTCCAAGTGCTGATTCAGTTCATGTTCTGCTTAAGCAAGCACTTCATGCTGATGATCGAGCACTTTTGATAGATTGCTTATACAGACAAGATGAGAAG GTCATTGCAAATTCAGTCTCTCTTTTAAATCCTTCAGATGTTCTCAAGCTTTTACAGTCGCTCTTGTCAATTATCCAGTCAAG GGGTGCTGTACTGGCGTGTGCCCTTCCTTGGCTGCGAAGTTTGCTTCTCCAACACGCTAGTGGAATAATGTCTCAAGAATCCTCTTTGATTGCACTCAACTCTTTATATCAG CTTATTGATGCCAGACTTTCAACTCTCCACCAAGCTCTTCAGCTATCAAGCTCCTTAGAATTGCTTTGCGCAGGG ACTATTGATGATGGTGATGATGAAGATGGTGCCATACAGCCCGTCATATATGAAGATAATGATGACAGTGACGAGGAGGGTTCTGAAGTTACTATGGAAACAGAAAGCATCCCAGATGTCGAGGAACCCGAGGCTTTTAGTGACATTAGTGATCATGAAGGAAGTGATGGCGTGAGCGAGTGA
- the LOC129895872 gene encoding uncharacterized protein LOC129895872 isoform X2: MELLEFGTQVVEAYLVSGDWRILEAVFLSWHAVLLETRKEQCLLVALGSDDGSVLAVDISAKLIRWRKDEALPSGAAGLFFVGKGRRINAVAVNGLVLEINSETGEVIKEFKVSKKPISSVAHSTDEKIIAVASDKLRFLSPESGKELLKFSPDSAAAQHIWLSNDAQYAVTAGFAEKQLQVWKLDFGKRAADYGHVVSMKRPPVMVECRNNCKGEDGMVVLATSEKGVCYVWNFKSVTDEAAKPIKITVKASKGETDERVRRAKKNLVPVIAARLHALDRDAHLRALIAFGSAESPEFTSVDISSPGVDIVIAAGDQTKKEVSAVQENGHAKKGGDMEVEGANLIQRSKVTNKRPASDLDVTGEVTITDNGNGEPIDGVQIDDLSEPTMGEKLAMLHLEDNNEDKSNKNMESAPQTKPPSADSVHVLLKQALHADDRALLIDCLYRQDEKVIANSVSLLNPSDVLKLLQSLLSIIQSRGAVLACALPWLRSLLLQHASGIMSQESSLIALNSLYQLIDARLSTLHQALQLSSSLELLCAGTIDDGDDEDGAIQPVIYEDNDDSDEEGSEVTMETESIPDVEEPEAFSDISDHEGSDGVSE; encoded by the exons ATGGAACTGTTAGA GTTTGGAACACAAGTAGTGGAAGCCTATTTGGTCAGTGGAGACTGGAGAATTCTGGAGGCAGTTTTTCTTTCATGGCATGCTGTATTGTTGGAAACAAG AAAAGAACAATGTCTATTAGTAGCTCTTGGCTCAGATGACGGAAGTGTTTTAGCAGTTGACATATCCGCTAAATTGATAAGGTGGAGAAAAGATGAAGCACTTCCTAG CGGAGCTGCTGGTCTGTTTTTTGTTGGCAAAGGTCGTAGGATTAATGCTGTTGCTGTGAATGGTTTAGTACTTGAGATCAACTCCGAAACTGGAGAAGTCATCAAAGAGTTCAAAGTGTCAAAGAAGCCCATTTCCTCAGTAGCTCATTCAACTG ACGAGAAAATTATAGCTGTGGCCAGTGATAAGTTGCGATTTCTAAGTCCAGAAAGCGGGAAAGAGTTGCTGAAGTTTTCTCCTGATTCT GCTGCTGCACAACATATTTGGCTATCTAACGATGCCCAATATGCTGTTACTGCGGGGTTTGCTGAGAAACAACTTCAAGTTTGGAAACTTGATTTTGGGAAAAGGGCTGCAGATTATGGGCATGTTGTTTCAATGAAGCGTCCTCCTGTAATGGTTGAATGTAGGAATAATTGCAAGGGAGAAGATGGTATGGTTGTCCTTGCAACATCAGAGAAGGGTGTTTGTTATGTTTGGAACTTTAAGTCCGTCACTGATGAAGCTGCAAAGCCAATTAAGATCACTGTAAAAGCCAGCAAAGGGGAAACAGATGAGAGAGTTAGAAGAGCTAAAAAGAATCTTGTGCCTGTAATTGCTGCCAGATTGCATGCTTTAGATAGAGATGCACATTTGAGAGCCTTGATTGCTTTTGGCTCTGCTGAATCTCCAGAGTTTACATCAGTAGATATTTCAAGTCCAGGGGTGGATATCGTCATAGCAGCAGGAGACCAGACCAAGAAAGAGGTTTCTGCAGTTCAAGAAAACGGCCATGCCAAAAAAG GTGGAGATATGGAAGTGGAAGGTGCTAACTTAATCCAGAGAAGCAAAGTAACAAACAAACGACCAGCATCTGATCTGGATGTCACTGGTGAAGTGACTATCACAGATAATG GTAATGGTGAACCTATTGACGGAGTTCAGATTGATGATCTTAGCGAACCAACCATGGGCGAAAAACTCGCAATGCTCCATTTGGAAGACAATAATGAAGATAAAAGCAACAAGAATATGGAATCTGCTCCTCAAACGAAGCCTCCAAGTGCTGATTCAGTTCATGTTCTGCTTAAGCAAGCACTTCATGCTGATGATCGAGCACTTTTGATAGATTGCTTATACAGACAAGATGAGAAG GTCATTGCAAATTCAGTCTCTCTTTTAAATCCTTCAGATGTTCTCAAGCTTTTACAGTCGCTCTTGTCAATTATCCAGTCAAG GGGTGCTGTACTGGCGTGTGCCCTTCCTTGGCTGCGAAGTTTGCTTCTCCAACACGCTAGTGGAATAATGTCTCAAGAATCCTCTTTGATTGCACTCAACTCTTTATATCAG CTTATTGATGCCAGACTTTCAACTCTCCACCAAGCTCTTCAGCTATCAAGCTCCTTAGAATTGCTTTGCGCAGGG ACTATTGATGATGGTGATGATGAAGATGGTGCCATACAGCCCGTCATATATGAAGATAATGATGACAGTGACGAGGAGGGTTCTGAAGTTACTATGGAAACAGAAAGCATCCCAGATGTCGAGGAACCCGAGGCTTTTAGTGACATTAGTGATCATGAAGGAAGTGATGGCGTGAGCGAGTGA